From Panicum hallii strain FIL2 chromosome 2, PHallii_v3.1, whole genome shotgun sequence, a single genomic window includes:
- the LOC112882736 gene encoding putative disease resistance protein RGA3, with protein sequence MACGAQMMIDVHSLKQMFTSCNAETESVIIVTTHNEQIAQHMSTLPLYRLAPMIEGDHCSDIFVSALRGRNSLFPRYRKEIISRCQGIPLVADFLGSVVRTGGWDQRAVWENARDKDLWKLEEDYATTLSKELTLFAPFKLMFYNIPHGLRLCFAYCSVFPKGSRIHKRKLIQQWISLTMVEPATPWVCYSRNECTEHHKATKVYLSPSGR encoded by the coding sequence ATGGCTTGTGGGGCGCAGATGATGATCGATGTGCACTCACTGAAACAAATGTTCACAAGTTGTAATGCGGAGACAGAAAGCGTAATCATAGTGACCACGCACAATGAACAAATTGCTCAACACATGTCAACTCTTCCATTGTACAGATTGGCTCCTATGATTGAAGGTGATCATTGCTCAGATATCTTTGTGAGTGCATTGCGCGGTCGCAATTCACTGTTCCCTAGGTACAGAAAGGAAATTATCTCAAGGTGTCAAGGCATACCTCTTGTTGCTGATTTCCTTGGTTCTGTTGTACGTACTGGTGGATGGGATCAGCGGGCCGTTTGGGAAAATGCTAGGGACAAAGACTTGTGGAAATTAGAGGAGGATTATGCTACTACACTAAGCAAGGAGTTAACGTTGTTTGCTCCATTCAAGCTAATGTTCTATAATATACCTCATGGTCTGAGATTATGTTTTGCGTATTGCTCGGTCTTCCCTAAAGGATCTCGTATCCATAAGAGAAAGCTTATTCAGCAGTGGATTTCACTCACCATGGTTGAGCCTGCCACACCATGGGTCTGTTACAGCCGAAATGAATGCACAGAACATCATAAAGCAACTAAAGTCTATTTATCTCCTTCAG